Proteins from a genomic interval of Zingiber officinale cultivar Zhangliang chromosome 1B, Zo_v1.1, whole genome shotgun sequence:
- the LOC122049505 gene encoding pentatricopeptide repeat-containing protein At5g16420, mitochondrial-like, which translates to MNRRFNSVGAVDLGRRCFSTVVDLAHLSSPVDLDHLASLRSTSDLLKSYTVTPPIRHWPSPLTSRRLTCLIRSTTDPDLAFRIFDYANRFVPGFSPSYPPYHAIILRLAASRKFHLLPPVLSSLFRSGLRPSEDAFIFLIRAYSLAGRPAASLRSFLSIPSFGGIKPSVRSFNALLNAMIQNHRPDLVAHLFRNCRTKFRIIPNVCTCNILLKALCKLRDIGGALQLLDDMPGLGIVPNVVSYTTILAFYCASGDLSAARSVFDQIISRGWSPDATTLTIMIAGYCNQEKLNDAVKLMDDMEIWGVTPNDVTYSVVIEACCKMKRSGEALNLLDDMLEGKYVPSSSLCCKVIDALCEDKKAEDAFRIWRKLLRKNVTPDNSISSTLIYWLCKEGKVREARKLFDEFERGFIPSMLTYNTLISGMCENGELQEAGRVWDDMVERRCSPNVFTYNVLMKGFSKAGKPKEVVKIFDEMVEKRVVPDKATFKILADELSSSGDTEELDKILESIVSNRGVDQESWFVLVSKILGDDENSRDHINSVLETRA; encoded by the coding sequence ATGAATCGCCGTTTCAACAGCGTCGGCGCCGTCGATTTGGGGCGGCGGTGCTTCTCGACGGTAGTCGACCTGGCGCACCTCTCTTCGCCGGTCGATTTGGACCACCTCGCCTCCCTCCGGTCGACTTCCGACCTTCTCAAGTCCTACACCGTGACTCCTCCCATCCGCCATTGGCCCTCCCCTCTAACGAGCCGCCGACTCACCTGCCTCATCCGCTCCACCACCGACCCGGATCTTGCCTTCCGCATCTTCGACTACGCCAACCGCTTCGTCCCGGGTTTCTCCCCCTCCTACCCGCCCTACCACGCCATCATCCTCCGCCTCGCCGCCTCCCGCAAATTCCACCTCCTTCCGCCGGTCCTCTCATCTCTCTTTCGTTCCGGACTGCGCCCCTCCGAGGACGCCTTCATCTTTCTCATCCGTGCTTACTCCCTCGCCGGCCGCCCTGCTGCATCCCTGCGCTCCTTTCTCTCCATCCCCTCCTTCGGCGGCATCAAACCCTCCGTCCGCTCCTTCAACGCTCTTCTCAATGCCATGATCCAGAACCACCGTCCGGACCTTGTCGCTCACCTCTTTCGCAACTGCCGCACTAAGTTCCGAATCATCCCCAACGTCTGCACCTGCAACATCCTTCTCAAGGCCCTCTGCAAGCTCCGTGATATCGGTGGCGCCCTCCAGTTGCTCGATGATATGCCCGGTTTGGGGATCGTCCCCAATGTCGTTTCCTATACGACCATCCTCGCTTTCTACTGTGCCAGTGGTGATCTTTCTGCTGCACGTTCGGTCTTCGATCAGATCATTTCCCGCGGTTGGTCCCCGGACGCCACCACTCTCACAATTATGATCGCCGGGTATTGCAACCAAGAGAAACTGAACGATGCCGTCAAATTAATGGACGATATGGAGATTTGGGGCGTCACCCCGAACGACGTGACATACTCTGTGGTGATCGAGGCATGTTGCAAGATGAAGAGGTCTGGCGAAGCATTGAACTTGCTTGACGATATGCTCGAAGGGAAGTACGTACCGAGCTCGTCCTTGTGTTGTAAGGTGATCGATGCATTGTGCGAAGATAAGAAGGCCGAGGATGCTTTCCGGATATGGAGGAAGCTTTTGAGGAAGAATGTCACTCCAGATAATTCCATCTCAAGCACACTTATATATTGGCTATGCAAGGAGGGAAAGGTCAGGGAAGCAAGGAAACTGTTTGATGAGTTTGagagaggattcatcccaagtatgCTAACATACAACACACTCATCTCTGGAATGTGTGAGAACGGGGAGTTGCAGGAGGCAGGTAGGGTGTGGGATGACATGGTTGAGAGGAGATGTTCGCCTAATGTGTTCACCTACAATGTCCTAATGAAGGGCTTTTCTAAAGCAGGGAAACCAAAGGAAGTGGTTAAGATCTTTGATGAAATGGTAGAGAAACGTGTCGTGCCAGATAAGGCTACATTCAAAATCTTGGCTGATGAGCTTTCCAGTTCTGGAGATACAGAAGAACTTGATAAGATTCTTGAAAGCATTGTTTCAAATAGGGGAGTTGATCAGGAAAGTTGGTTTGTGCTTGTGAGCAAGATTCTTGGTGATGATGAAAACTCTAGAGATCATATTAATTCAGTATTGGAGACGAGAGCTTAA